One Bombus affinis isolate iyBomAffi1 chromosome 10, iyBomAffi1.2, whole genome shotgun sequence genomic window, AGgtattttatgattttattttattcaaggAATTGTATAATATAACTAAAAATGTGTACATATTTGCAATATATAACATGTAAAAAGACATTCGTATTCAATCCTATTGTCAAATTTAAGATGAAATTTTTTCtttgatatttttctaaaaattttatattcaaCAAAAATACACTGGATACATTTAAACCTAAACTgaatacatttaaactgtttaaacttaaaataatatgatattataataaatataagtagTATCGCTGGCTCTAAGTGTTAGATCCTCACGCGGTAATGTTGTGATTGAAAtcgagaaacaaagaaattccgATACAAATAAACGCTTATGTGATACATAGATGCAAAAACAAAAgtaaaatagtataaaagtaaTCACACAGGTGTTTATTCATCACCTGTACGTTAAAAACTACGATTAATACTACATTGTCTAAGTACTTTGAAATGGTAACTCTAATGAACAACCTTACGCTGCTCAACTGAGCCTAATGAATATCATACAGATAGCAAAAAAACACGTATTAACTTCATcgtttaatatatacatatatataaatatatatattaataatatatatatatacatatatatataaatataaatatatatatatatatcagtaAAACAATGtcatttgaaaatataattaacaatataattatatatatatttttttgtttgcgCGTCATCCTACAGTTTTAATCGAAAGACCGTTTTCACTATTTTATTGTCGTTTCCTATAAAATCATCACAGTTTAAACGTGTCCATTTTCGTTCcatttttcttcaatatttcaGAACCTACAACACCCGCTTATTCGATTTCCTAGAATGCAATTACAGAAAATTTCATATCATCATGACGCGCTGCCTCGTTTCTCGTTGGTTTCTTTATTTACAATACTAGTCGGAACTCGGACGTCTCTCTCATAAAAAAGGACTTATATATTAGCGAACAATGTTAGTAACATGCACTGTGTAACCATGTAATTCAAGTCAATTTATGAACGAGGATCTCTTTGGGCATCTTTAGTGAGATCTTTCTCGAGCACGATCGTGCCTCTAAATTGAATTTCATCAGTTCCACTGCTACTGAAGCACCTTCACTTTTATTCCTTAAGCAGATTCCATCATGATTTACGACGATCCGCCGAGCTAcacgaaaattttatttctaacaGTTTCCGCTGACTGAACCAGATTGTCAATTCTAACGAAACTTCCAGAGGAAAGCTGTTTCAGACATGAATCATTTCTTCTTTAACGTTTTGAAGAACAAATTTCATCGCTGTTGGTTAACTATAACTTCTGCTATCTCATTGTTGTTGCACTCTATTGATCTTTACCAAACAGCGCATTTCTTTTTGGGATTCATCTTCGAGCCAAGAGGACAGTTGAAATCCTTCGAGAACTCCTCCATGTTGGAAAGTGGCCCCAGAACACGGAATTTACCAGGACTGTGGAAACCAGTGGTAATGCGAAGTTTCATCGCTTCCGGCCTGTACTTACTACACCAAGTGTTCGCTGCACTGATCCAGAACAATTGTTCAGGACTATAAGGGAGTCCTGGCAATTTTGGCTCCGCATGATTTCTTTGTACCCATTCTTGATATGCTAAATAGGCTTCTTTTATTCCTCCGTTGTCGGCGATATTCTCACCTTGAGTGTTGATACCATTTAACTGTAACAGGAAACGAAGCGATTCTTCTTTATATGTCTATATTTCCTTCTTTCTGGATGAATATTTAAGACATGCATTATTTTCTAAACGAATGGAAGtaagagaaggaagaagaaatataacgttgcaTTTAAATTTCTATGGCGTTATTATACATGCCTTCAAATCTTTAAACGAAAGATTTATAAATTATGATGTTTCATTGCCTATTTAAAAAACAGCGAGCTCGCGAAATTGatactaaaaaagaagaaaacgaaagaacGTCATCAATATTTATATCTGTATATGCCTGGTTTCAATAAACCTTAGCGGACAAAAAAGTTGcgattattacaaaataaaactgTCAAGAAAATGTTCGttgtttaagaaatattattctacgttaaaaTAACTAGTCTACGAAGCCAAATTTCGTGTTTATACCAGCTGTTATCTAACGTTTGATTCACAAGTGCATATTATGCATGAGTTTGACCTCTGTAAGAAAAAATTCAATATTTGAATATCATCGGTGAATATCGAGCGTTATGTGCATCGTAAGAGCTCGATGAAGTTTACGTAAAGTAATGTATAGAATAAAGAGATTGACATTCCTCAATACCCCTAAAATTAGAATCcgtattaaacaaatatttgtaTCGGTTGACGCAAATGATCGTGGACAATTGAGAACGAGGAAGAAACGGAAACAAGACAGCgtataataaaagtcgatcattACGTTCAAATTAACATCTTCCACGGTGTAGTTGCCGTATTGGTGAATAATACACTCTGCTTTCTCCAGATACTTTTCTTTTGTTTGCGGTGCCCACCAGTCGACCAAATTTCcgtttttatcgaattgcctgccCTGATCATCGAAGCCATGCGTTATTTCGTGGCCAATAACGAAACCGATAGCGCCATAATTCATGTACCTTGGTCGATCGTTACTAAAGAAAGCACCTTGCAAGATACCAGCGGGGAACTCTGCAAAAGCATTATACAAATGTTATCGTCTTTTTGGTATCAGTCAACGATTTATTACGAAATTATCGTTCCATCGACTTTTATAAAACGATACTCACGTATACTATTCTCGATGGACGAATAAAAAGCATTAACGATGGCGGGTCTTCCGTGAGTTACCCAGTCGGTCTTGTTAACAGGTTTTCTCAGTTTACTGAAAGAATACTCGACCCCGAATAAAGTCAGATTTAAGATACCTTCTAGGTAATTATCTGTCGTTAATTCCAGTTTCTCGTAAAATTTCTCCAGTTTCTTGTCGTCCAGCAATTCGTCGGGATAAGCGATGTGACTGGACATGCTGGCTGCTTTGTTCAGAGCACTCTTTCTCGTTTCTTCGTCCATCCAATCAACCTAAAGAACGTCAAATTATCtttaaattgaaaaaatttGGAAGCATTCATATCGTGATATTGTAGGTGGAAGCGACAAGTCTTCTCATCTGAAACAAACGTACCTTTTTGAGTATCTTAGTGAATTCTTGCCTAATATCAGCCACCATGTCTACAGCGTTTTTCTTGGCATCCTCTTTGAAGTATTTCCTAACGTACATAGCGCCGACGCTTATGGCCAAGCTACTGGAAACTGTATCGATGCACTCCTTCCATCTGGGTTCTCTCTCCGTTTTTCCGCTTAACGCCGTGGAATATTGCAGTTGTCTCTTCCGAATTTCGTCCGTCAGATAGCTTACAGAAGACGCGGCCGCTCTCCACATCACATAGTTAGCTTGTACCCTTTTCGGTGTGGTGGctaataatttttccaagctTGTGATGTAATTGGGAACGCTAACGATCACGACTTCGTCTTCGTCTACTTGAGCACTAGTAGCCAGAAGAGTGTTGAAGTATTCCTTCCACGGGATACTGGAATAGGTCTTGGATAACTCTCGTATCGTCATGGGGTTGTAGAGCAGAGTAGCGTTGCGACGTTTTTCATTCGGCAAAGAAATCTGCAGAATCAGCGTTATATTCGACTCGTTAATCATTGCACGATGTTTTGTATATTATCGTACGATTTGATTTAACAACTAACATACATTGGCAAGTTTCATCTCAAATTCCAACGACTCCTTCAATTCAGTTTTTGCATCGGTTTTATTTGCTCCAAGAATTGCCGCGATATCAACCATGTAGCTGTAGTAGGCTTGCACGATTTTATCATCGAAACCTTTGGACAAATATTCACGCGATAGTCCAAGGGCTGCCTGATCCAACTGCAAGAACAAAGCATTCTCAAATTCCATGGAAAAAAGattcttaaatattaaatttcgtattgaACCGAGTTGCGACATTGATATAATCACTACTTCGGCAAGCACATTTTAAATCATCTATTCATTTGGCAAACAAAATCATAATTATTAAGAAACGTGTTCAAGCTTAGATAAATATTGAATTATACTTGTAAATGTAATTTGAATTCGCAATCAATAATTACCATTGCAAAATTCCGCTAAATGGTACAATCTTTAAGGAAAGTTAAATTTACACGAGCAATTCGCGCGTTTGACTTCTACGTTTCGCCTCTATTTGAGAACGATTTCACGCTGGCTTGAGAGATTAAAGTTTTACGGGTACGCGTAAAGATTGAAAATTCGTTCTCATACGTACGTCGATTGTTCGTTTCGTGCTGTTTTTCAGATCAACGCCGATACTGAAATCTATAAAGTAGTCGACAGAGTAACCCATCTCGCGGAATTTGTACACCGACTCCTTCCagttaaaatcattttcgtTCCACTGGTCACCTTCCAATACAGGCCAGCCACCGAGTTTTTGCAAAATGTTGAGCAACGGGTCTAAACCTTGCTGCTCGATGACCGCTGAAATAATTACATTTTCCAATCTGAGCATCTTATTTAATAGCTGCTAAAAAAGTTCCGTAATCACCCGACCACATATTTTCTCAATCCGTTTTACGTTCTTATTTGTTTCTTCTCCTAACTAACATACGTCCTGCGATTACTGTTTAACATTTTCCACGTacattttacttatttattgcAAACAGGAGATAACCAATCcaagtacatatgtatgtactcACTCTTGTTCATGCAAGCCTTGTACAAATTCTTGGCGAGTTTGAACGGTTTCGGTTCATCCGGTGAACTTTTCTCCTCGATACTGGCTCTTAGCTGGTTCTGCAGCTCGTCGCTAATTTCAGTGAATGTGTTTACGCTGGTCTTGTCATCCGGGATGATGGTCGACTTCAGAAAACCACCGCAAGCGAAATCGTAAAAGTCGTCGCACGGTTCTACCTCGGAATCCATGTTCTTCAACAATCTAGCGGCTAAAGTTTCACGATTTAGCGCTATTAGTAAAATTACTTTCGTGTCGTAATGAAATACTACAGCGGTAGGCAACCGAACTGAACGTTCGCGACGATAAAACTTTTAGAAGCGTTTGCAACGTTAATATTTACGATCTTTATATAAATTTCAGCATAAGGatgtcaaaaagaaaaaagaaaaaaagaaaaaaaaatggaaattcaGAAAAATATAGAATTGAAAACCCAGCTACCTGTTACGGTCGTCTAGGTCGACCGGGTTGGTTAAAAGTTTTATCGCGACGAATAATTTTGTCTAAGTTGATCAAATTTTTACTAACCCGTATGGATACATTCTTTCGTGTAACATACGTCCTCGTCACAGCTGGATCCTTTGTCAATGACGTGAACGCCTTTATTCTGTTGATATCCATTTAGGGCATCGGCTGTGGATGGTAATCCCTCTGAGTTAACAGGATCTACTCTCGTGCAGGCGCAGATGCAGGTGCAGTTGCAACACAAAAATAACGCAGGACCACAATGTTAATGATTGTTAGTGCCGGTCGTTTTTTAAGCCATGATAACAAAGCAATCTTATCGTCTAACAGACTAGGGATTTCTACTATCACGTTTTATTTCCATTGCACTTACACAGTGCTGTATCGTATATTCGTAAAGTCCTATAATTCACTAGGAGAAGAATCATTCAGGATGAATGCGAGATACGAAAGCACTTTCCACGTATCGCATCCACCTGTAACGAGTAGCTAAAAGAGCGGTCTCGAAGAGTATCTCGAAGATTATCTCGAATGATGAAAAGGTGTGCCAGAATAAATTTGCTCGTCCGAGAACGAGGAATGTAAAGCAATATAACCGTTAAACCGTCTAACCAGCGGCGTCACGCGTCTTTCTACATCGTTGCAGTCGCTATTCGCTTCACAGTTTGAATGAACCTTCGTGCAAACACGTGCAACGCGATGCCGCTCAAAGTGTAATCGCAGTAATCAACCTTAAGCGATTGATCCATTGAAACGTGTACAACCACCTCCCCTATCAATCAACGCGAATTCATCGAAAAGCCTGCAACCACGTTCGTCTTCGGCATTCGTTCCGTTTCTCGTTAACAAGCATCGCTGTTCCTCTAGAGAAAGCGAAAATAGAGACGCGAGAAAAGGCTTCGCTAGCCTTCGAACGCTTACACATTCGCGAAAGTCGAGATACTCTGGCCGGATCGTAAAACCGATCGTTTTATTCTCATCGATCGACTTCATGACCGttcgaaaagaagaagaaaaagaaacattgTATCGGCGCCATTGCCTCGACGATTAGTTCCTAAAACATGATCGTTTGCCGATGATCcgtaaaaatatttcgatgatTCATATTTGGTTGTTTCTTTAATGATGTTAGCGGGTGGTCGATCGATACTCGATCGAAAATATACAGATTGGAAAGCTGGGCTTCTTATTTAGTTCGCGGGCGTGGATCACCGAAAAGCACGACCTGGCCCCGCTGAGTAACTCTCAAAACAATGATCACTTACCTCGATGCGTCAGAATCGGGACGCTCTTATTGACGTCACGACTTTTTTACGTTAAATCACGCGTTTCGGATGTGATACGGTATATCCTTCGTCGGCCGATCGTTATaacgaaagaaagaggaaatgtGTATTCACGGATTCACCATACCGTATAAAGTTACGCGATTATCGCACGATCAAGTCCGACTTACTCATATGATCGTAATCTCGTAGACGAGAGAAGGGTAAGACGGCAGCGCTGTTTTTTGGGTTTGATTTCAGGATTTACCTAGTACACGCTACGTTCCCATACGTTAAACGTTACGTAATAACCATTACGTGTATTTTTATCGATCGCTCTTGGTCATCTACGAGTAGTGGTACGAAATTTGGCCATCTGAATTCCCAATGATTCGCGTAGTCAGTTGGTACGTATTTCGTTCGATATGCGTTGGACTAGGAAAGAAATGGGCTAAGTTACGCAACGCACCTGTAGAAGCTAACGAAACTaattaatacatacatatatccttGGCTAAATAGATTTTACATAACGACAATACGATATAAACATTCGTCAGGTACGGTTAGTAACGGCGATTAAGACTCTCCTAAGTAAGACTAATAGTCCTAATAATAGATCGATAGTTTAAACTAAATTACTACGATTGCAAAGGCTGGGGCGATAAAATTTAACGAacgaaaaaagaatattaatataCTTGTTTTATGCAACAATATGATATTTCGAGAAACCAAGAGAAGCGCGTAGATTCGCAAGGATAAATCAACGTGAGAAAATAGGTCACACGTGACACTAACTGTCAATGAAATTTATGACGACTCGATCGTAAGCCCGTTTGGCCAGCTTTCACGCGACTgaaattcttttttaatatttccttttgacaTAGCCACGAAACCGTTATCAAACCGTTTCCTCGCGCAGGAGATCGAGAAGCTTGTCGCTTCCGAATTTTTATCGGTTGAACGCGGGTCGAATTAAAACGGTAGAAAAAGAACTTGCAAGGAAAGAAACGGATAAAATGCGCAGTCTAGTTATTACGTGGAACTAATTTCTATTTAAGTCCATCgcaatttatataaaaagaaaaaaaaagaaagaaaaagaagcaacGTCATTGAAGAAGACAATGCGCGAGCCGACAAAACTTTTACATCTATCTGATTTTTCTTAAAATCATTTAAAAGGCCATAATACGAGTTTCAACGGAAGCAATTTACGGATTATCGTCGGACAATCGTTTTCTCCGTTTCCTCGTTTGTTGTTTCGAGATACGCGACGATCACTCTGCGATCCTAATTGCACGATTTCGGCGAAAACCGATACTCACGATACGAATCATAGGACCCGATCGATGTTTCGACGATTGTTAATGGTAGCCATTAAACGATGTTAGACGGTGTTTTAATCGCAGCGGAAGTGTAACGATGGTTCGTCGTCTTCGTGAAACCACGTTGAAAGTAATTATGGCATTTATAAGCTCGTTAAGGCGTGTACTTAAGTCATACGACCTAACTACAGGAGTGCAATTAGTCAGGGAAAAATATGCAGAACACGATTCTTATTAATCTTTCAACATGCTCTTAGACCACGATCGAGAACGAGTATTCGATATCGAATACACTTTGTACGAGATCGTGGATTCAGGCATAGGTCAACATCTCCTGCAAATCGTCAAACCGTGCACTTGCAGATATTCTTACCGTTTCTAGATGACGTGTCGCAGGTTGCGGTGTTCGCAGCCAGAACACCGAGTGCAACAGCCAAGGCGATGCATAAGAGCACTCCGCAAACTGCTATCACGGTTAGCCCGCGTTCCAACGTCGATCGCCTCTTCCACCATGTTGGATTTCTGAAACAAAACATAGAATGATCGAAACGAATATTTTTTCCCTTTCGACGAATTTCTCTTCGCGATCGTttcattgtattttattatcgGCCTGTTTTATCACGAGAAACTTGCGTTTTACGCGATTTAAAATTAACAAGCCAGTAAATAAAGTTTcgcaattgaaaataaaaaacgaTGATGTCAATATTTCTCTTCTCCCTTTCTATCGCGCTGTTCATCTGAACGTCGATAATCTCGTGCTTTTTGTACGAAAAAGAGAGACACGTTAACCGAACGATAAGAAGATGGAATAGGCATGTGGCAAGATTTTTAACACTGGAATTATCGAAGATATGAAACTGCTATCAAAGATATCGGAATGAAACGACGTACGAGAAGATATATAACGCAAAGGAAAACAAGACTTTATTCGTCGTATCAGAAATCACGCGAACCTTTAAAAAACGCGTATTCATAAACTTCTACGTGAAACTATTTTAAGAATCTACCGATAGCAGATTTAGGCATGAATTAACAATTTCTACCGCATATCTCAGAATTCCGTTTTacgtaatttgaattttaacgCGAGGCCCGCTCAGGTACGTGACCATCAATAAGATTTATGTCGCTCCTCGCGTATTTACGTCCTTGGAAGGAATTGGTAGATCGTACATGATCCACGAAGATCGATCTTCTCCGCTCTGCTAAACAGCAGCGAGTAGTAAAAGTCGGCTGTTAATGGAAATACGTCGGAGTATAGTTTCGTGTTAATGGTTTCGCGAACCTTGAAGTCTACGTTGAATTAACCGCAAACTATGATTCACAAGAAAAGAGTTCGAGAAAATGGAACTCCATGAGCGTTGATGATCGTCATTTTTATAGTTTCGCGGTGGTACGGTTTCGAAATAGGGAAACCAGAATAGCTTCCTGTTTCgtcgtaaataaaataaaatctgaCGAAAGAAAATCGCATTTTTTCCACATATACGATATTTCGTAGGATTTCGTAGGAAATAAGAcgcaaattattttataaatttagtaaaaattcgtattttaataaaaacgaAAATCTAAGAGCCGACCAGAATAATCTGGTCCCTGTAATCGATTCTATTCGATTCAAATTCAATATGTTTTTTAAAGAATAAACAAGTTTCTAAATGACGATTATATAAGCATTAGTTTTACAATTATATCCATCCTTTACGTAAGTTTGGAGATTAAGCGGATGAGAAATGGAATTCTTGCGAATCCTCTCATGAATAGTTACAAAGCGGCAATTTATTACTCGGCAATCATTGGATCTCGTCCTACATGAACGAACTGCTGCGGGCAAAACACAATAATTACTTTTGTTACTTTGTAAAAACGTTTCAAACATCAGCTTTACACGCGTTTATCCTTCTTTTATGACTCACCCGTCTACGCATTTCCCATTTTTCAATCCCATTTCACTTTTTATAAATCACGATCGAATATATACTTGTACTTTTACGaagtaaaattaatttaccgaTCGTGAAGCGAATAAAGCGATAATAGTAGCACGAAAGTgttgataaatttaataataataacgcgAAGGATCATGGAAGAAGCAACGATGATATAAAAGTTTCAGAAATACGTTTCAAGATAGAATAGGATTCCGTCgaaaacacatatacataatgGTCATTATCGATTTCTTTTGTTGCACTTACCCGCATTGTCACCTCATAGACACGGATCATTATTCATCGTGACACAACATCGTATTGCGCAATTGGTGTTCTTTGTAAACTGCGTAACAATTAATCGTAACGCTATTCTTTCAACATTTTCAACAAAATCAAACGGTGATCGAGAAAATCGACAAGGCAGATAAATATCGGAATGTACAAATTTTCCGCCAGGTAGATTTTCCGCTTGATGTTATACCACTGTGTATCGTATATCTCTTTCATCGGTAATAAGCAATGGTAACATAGATCAAAGTACcgattgtaaataaataatatgtcaATAAGCATAGCGTAAACTAGAAGAGTAAGCGTAGCTATCGCGATATGTTCGTCTGACTTTAAGATAATAACAGACGAAAGTCCATGCAATAAACAAATACTACTACTAGTACTACTACTACTGTTATTACTATTACTTTTACGTTTCGTGTAAAAACGTTTTTTTATAATTCTGGATTCCGAAAGCAGTCGATAAAGCGTCATCTTTTTATGGCGCGTAGTATAAAACCACGGCTCACCGAACTGTGTCGCTAGAACTAGCGGTTCGACCCTTTTCCCCGTAGATTCTACGCTCTACACGAATAATTGCAGCAG contains:
- the LOC126921067 gene encoding neprilysin-2 isoform X1 — translated: MNPEQPDFSNARTLHFRTHDDGDNVKEESVRSDRGNIFDNVYKMTTIDRNPTWWKRRSTLERGLTVIAVCGVLLCIALAVALGVLAANTATCDTSSRNDPVNSEGLPSTADALNGYQQNKGVHVIDKGSSCDEDVCYTKECIHTAARLLKNMDSEVEPCDDFYDFACGGFLKSTIIPDDKTSVNTFTEISDELQNQLRASIEEKSSPDEPKPFKLAKNLYKACMNKTVIEQQGLDPLLNILQKLGGWPVLEGDQWNENDFNWKESVYKFREMGYSVDYFIDFSIGVDLKNSTKRTIDLDQAALGLSREYLSKGFDDKIVQAYYSYMVDIAAILGANKTDAKTELKESLEFEMKLANISLPNEKRRNATLLYNPMTIRELSKTYSSIPWKEYFNTLLATSAQVDEDEVVIVSVPNYITSLEKLLATTPKRVQANYVMWRAAASSVSYLTDEIRKRQLQYSTALSGKTEREPRWKECIDTVSSSLAISVGAMYVRKYFKEDAKKNAVDMVADIRQEFTKILKKVDWMDEETRKSALNKAASMSSHIAYPDELLDDKKLEKFYEKLELTTDNYLEGILNLTLFGVEYSFSKLRKPVNKTDWVTHGRPAIVNAFYSSIENSIQFPAGILQGAFFSNDRPRYMNYGAIGFVIGHEITHGFDDQGRQFDKNGNLVDWWAPQTKEKYLEKAECIIHQYGNYTVEDVNLNLNGINTQGENIADNGGIKEAYLAYQEWVQRNHAEPKLPGLPYSPEQLFWISAANTWCSKYRPEAMKLRITTGFHSPGKFRVLGPLSNMEEFSKDFNCPLGSKMNPKKKCAVW
- the LOC126921067 gene encoding neprilysin-2 isoform X2; protein product: MNPEQPDFSNARTLHFRTHDDGDNVKEESVRSDRGNIFDNVYKMTTIDRNPTWWKRRSTLERGLTVIAVCGVLLCIALAVALGVLAANTATCDTSSRNADALNGYQQNKGVHVIDKGSSCDEDVCYTKECIHTAARLLKNMDSEVEPCDDFYDFACGGFLKSTIIPDDKTSVNTFTEISDELQNQLRASIEEKSSPDEPKPFKLAKNLYKACMNKTVIEQQGLDPLLNILQKLGGWPVLEGDQWNENDFNWKESVYKFREMGYSVDYFIDFSIGVDLKNSTKRTIDLDQAALGLSREYLSKGFDDKIVQAYYSYMVDIAAILGANKTDAKTELKESLEFEMKLANISLPNEKRRNATLLYNPMTIRELSKTYSSIPWKEYFNTLLATSAQVDEDEVVIVSVPNYITSLEKLLATTPKRVQANYVMWRAAASSVSYLTDEIRKRQLQYSTALSGKTEREPRWKECIDTVSSSLAISVGAMYVRKYFKEDAKKNAVDMVADIRQEFTKILKKVDWMDEETRKSALNKAASMSSHIAYPDELLDDKKLEKFYEKLELTTDNYLEGILNLTLFGVEYSFSKLRKPVNKTDWVTHGRPAIVNAFYSSIENSIQFPAGILQGAFFSNDRPRYMNYGAIGFVIGHEITHGFDDQGRQFDKNGNLVDWWAPQTKEKYLEKAECIIHQYGNYTVEDVNLNLNGINTQGENIADNGGIKEAYLAYQEWVQRNHAEPKLPGLPYSPEQLFWISAANTWCSKYRPEAMKLRITTGFHSPGKFRVLGPLSNMEEFSKDFNCPLGSKMNPKKKCAVW
- the LOC126921067 gene encoding neprilysin-2 isoform X3, with product MTNSMKQTVIKNPTWWKRRSTLERGLTVIAVCGVLLCIALAVALGVLAANTATCDTSSRNDPVNSEGLPSTADALNGYQQNKGVHVIDKGSSCDEDVCYTKECIHTAARLLKNMDSEVEPCDDFYDFACGGFLKSTIIPDDKTSVNTFTEISDELQNQLRASIEEKSSPDEPKPFKLAKNLYKACMNKTVIEQQGLDPLLNILQKLGGWPVLEGDQWNENDFNWKESVYKFREMGYSVDYFIDFSIGVDLKNSTKRTIDLDQAALGLSREYLSKGFDDKIVQAYYSYMVDIAAILGANKTDAKTELKESLEFEMKLANISLPNEKRRNATLLYNPMTIRELSKTYSSIPWKEYFNTLLATSAQVDEDEVVIVSVPNYITSLEKLLATTPKRVQANYVMWRAAASSVSYLTDEIRKRQLQYSTALSGKTEREPRWKECIDTVSSSLAISVGAMYVRKYFKEDAKKNAVDMVADIRQEFTKILKKVDWMDEETRKSALNKAASMSSHIAYPDELLDDKKLEKFYEKLELTTDNYLEGILNLTLFGVEYSFSKLRKPVNKTDWVTHGRPAIVNAFYSSIENSIQFPAGILQGAFFSNDRPRYMNYGAIGFVIGHEITHGFDDQGRQFDKNGNLVDWWAPQTKEKYLEKAECIIHQYGNYTVEDVNLNLNGINTQGENIADNGGIKEAYLAYQEWVQRNHAEPKLPGLPYSPEQLFWISAANTWCSKYRPEAMKLRITTGFHSPGKFRVLGPLSNMEEFSKDFNCPLGSKMNPKKKCAVW